A part of Mycolicibacterium sp. TUM20985 genomic DNA contains:
- the dnaN gene encoding DNA polymerase III subunit beta — MDVATTTLGTDLKFRLVREDFADAVAWVARILPTRPTVPVLSGVLLTGSEDGLTISGYDYEVSAEVRVAAEIASPGSVLVSGRLLSDITKSLPAKPVDVSVDGTRVSLSCGSARFSLPTMAVEDYPTLPTLPDETGVVASELFAQAIGQVAVAAGRDDTLPMLTGIRVEISGEKVVLAATDRFRLAVRELTWSTDSADIEAAILVPAKTLAEAARAGSDGADVHLSLGAGAAVGKEGLLGIRSNGKRTTSRLLDAEFPKFRQLLPAEHTAVATVGVAELTEAIKRVALVADRGAQVRMEFTEDSLRLSAGGEDAVGRAEEDLPVQFSGDPLTIAFNPTYLTDGLGSLHSPKVTFGFTTSSRPAVLRPAGDDDDAYVGSSGPFPAAQTDYVYLLMPVRLPG, encoded by the coding sequence GTGGACGTAGCGACGACGACGCTCGGTACCGACCTGAAGTTTCGACTGGTGCGCGAAGACTTCGCCGACGCCGTGGCATGGGTCGCGCGGATCCTGCCGACCAGGCCGACCGTGCCCGTGCTGTCCGGTGTTCTCCTGACCGGCTCGGAGGACGGGCTGACGATCTCCGGCTACGACTACGAGGTTTCGGCCGAGGTCCGAGTCGCGGCTGAAATCGCCTCGCCGGGAAGCGTTCTCGTTTCTGGTCGACTCCTGTCCGACATCACCAAGTCCCTGCCCGCCAAACCCGTGGACGTCAGCGTCGACGGCACCCGGGTATCGCTGAGCTGCGGCAGTGCCCGGTTCTCGCTTCCGACGATGGCCGTCGAGGACTACCCGACGCTGCCGACCCTGCCCGATGAGACCGGGGTCGTGGCCTCCGAGCTGTTCGCCCAGGCGATCGGTCAGGTCGCCGTCGCCGCCGGGCGCGATGACACCCTCCCGATGCTGACCGGCATCCGCGTCGAGATATCCGGCGAGAAGGTCGTGCTGGCGGCCACCGACAGGTTCCGTCTCGCCGTGCGCGAACTGACGTGGTCGACGGACTCCGCGGACATCGAGGCAGCCATCCTCGTTCCGGCGAAGACCCTCGCCGAGGCCGCGAGAGCCGGCAGCGACGGCGCCGACGTCCACCTGTCACTCGGTGCTGGCGCTGCGGTTGGTAAGGAAGGCCTGCTGGGCATTCGAAGCAACGGCAAGCGGACCACCAGCAGGTTGTTGGATGCCGAGTTCCCCAAGTTCCGTCAGCTGCTGCCCGCCGAGCACACTGCTGTCGCGACTGTCGGCGTCGCGGAGTTGACCGAGGCCATCAAGCGCGTGGCCCTGGTCGCTGACCGGGGTGCGCAGGTGCGCATGGAATTCACCGAGGACTCCCTGCGGCTGTCGGCGGGTGGTGAGGACGCCGTCGGTCGAGCCGAAGAAGACCTGCCGGTGCAGTTCTCCGGTGACCCCTTGACCATCGCATTCAATCCGACGTACCTCACCGACGGATTGGGTTCGTTGCATTCACCGAAGGTGACGTTCGGCTTCACGACATCCAGTCGTCCCGCAGTGTTGCGGCCGGCGGGTGATGATGATGATGCGTACGTCGGTTCCAGTGGTCCCTTCCCGGCCGCCCAGACCGATTACGTCTATTTGTTGATGCCGGTGCGGCTCCCGGGCTGA
- the gnd gene encoding phosphogluconate dehydrogenase (NAD(+)-dependent, decarboxylating) yields MQLGLVGLGKMGFNMRERLRTGGHEVIGYDPRPEVTDVPDLAGLAAALSEPRVVWVMVPSGEVTDTTIVGLSTVLSPGDLVIDGGNSRFTEDGPHAEMLAEKGIGFIDAGVSGGIWGLTEGYGLMVGGSDDDVAKVMPIFDTLRPPGPQEDGFVHAGPVGAGHFAKMVHNGVEYAMMTAYGEGYEMLAGEDLIKSPQAVYQAWTNGTVVRSWLQTLLAKALKEDPHLAEIRGYTDDSGEGRWTVEEAIRLRVPVPAIAASLFARFLSRQDDSPTMKAVAALRSQFGGHAVQRISESG; encoded by the coding sequence ATGCAACTCGGACTGGTCGGCCTCGGCAAAATGGGCTTCAACATGCGTGAACGCCTTCGCACGGGTGGCCACGAAGTCATCGGATACGACCCTCGACCCGAGGTGACCGACGTGCCCGACCTGGCCGGTCTGGCCGCGGCCCTCTCCGAGCCTCGCGTGGTTTGGGTGATGGTGCCCTCCGGCGAGGTCACCGACACGACCATCGTCGGACTTTCGACGGTTCTGAGTCCCGGGGATTTGGTCATCGACGGTGGCAACTCCCGCTTCACGGAGGATGGCCCGCACGCGGAGATGTTGGCGGAGAAGGGAATCGGATTCATCGACGCCGGCGTCTCCGGCGGCATCTGGGGTCTCACCGAGGGTTACGGGCTGATGGTCGGGGGCAGTGATGACGATGTGGCCAAGGTGATGCCGATCTTCGATACGCTTCGCCCGCCGGGGCCCCAGGAGGACGGGTTCGTCCATGCCGGTCCGGTCGGCGCGGGCCACTTCGCGAAGATGGTTCACAACGGGGTGGAGTACGCCATGATGACCGCCTACGGCGAGGGCTATGAGATGTTGGCCGGGGAGGATCTGATAAAGAGCCCGCAGGCTGTCTATCAAGCGTGGACCAACGGCACCGTCGTCCGGTCGTGGTTGCAGACGCTGTTGGCCAAGGCGCTCAAGGAAGATCCTCACCTGGCCGAGATCCGGGGTTACACCGACGACTCGGGTGAAGGTCGCTGGACGGTCGAGGAGGCCATCCGGCTTCGCGTGCCCGTTCCCGCCATCGCAGCGTCGCTGTTCGCGAGATTCCTTTCCCGCCAG